In a single window of the Ancylobacter polymorphus genome:
- a CDS encoding porin, whose product MATSAGAAEPPAPAYAARLLRACTAEGPGFILIPETGTCLRIGAYLWAETYANSYTDYPATNARAYWVSTFGFVTDARTQTDYGTLRSYTDVRLIWRGADPWGEALTDRADFQPYDMRIEFAGFTMGYHQSFFDFYANANVMGTDPVTIGDQTQISVLGYSWDLPAGFTARLALESSAERDNGILPVVAQDPASRAEDASVSSATRLPEIVATFGQNGDWGDFQLSGALHQIAQAPVSERIGASTPVWGYALQAGVMFNLPTLGTGDTLYLQAAYADGATSYLGLIDPSGRLTAPDAFQRLDGSLVKVRGWSAVGQYLHNWNDRWNSAFFGGYGRFAVDDPLAQMTYGASGIDNVNVGANLSWTPAGPFTVTLQYDYNLYRAENFRPTAQGLPVAEQAASQLMLMFAATF is encoded by the coding sequence TTGGCGACCTCGGCCGGTGCTGCCGAGCCGCCCGCCCCCGCCTACGCCGCCCGCCTTCTGCGCGCCTGCACGGCGGAAGGGCCGGGCTTCATCCTCATCCCGGAAACCGGCACCTGCCTGCGGATCGGCGCTTATCTCTGGGCGGAAACCTACGCCAACAGCTACACGGATTATCCCGCCACCAATGCCCGCGCCTATTGGGTCTCCACCTTCGGCTTCGTCACCGATGCGCGAACGCAGACGGACTATGGAACGCTGCGCTCCTATACCGATGTGCGCCTCATCTGGCGCGGGGCGGACCCCTGGGGAGAGGCGCTTACCGACCGGGCGGATTTCCAGCCCTATGACATGCGCATCGAATTCGCCGGCTTCACGATGGGCTATCACCAGTCCTTCTTCGATTTCTACGCCAATGCCAATGTGATGGGCACCGACCCGGTGACCATTGGCGACCAGACGCAGATCTCCGTACTGGGCTATAGCTGGGACCTGCCGGCCGGCTTCACCGCGCGGCTGGCGCTGGAAAGTTCGGCCGAGCGCGACAATGGCATCCTGCCCGTCGTCGCGCAGGATCCGGCCTCCCGGGCGGAGGACGCGTCGGTGAGCAGTGCCACGCGCCTGCCGGAAATCGTCGCCACCTTTGGCCAGAACGGCGACTGGGGCGACTTCCAGCTCTCCGGCGCGCTGCACCAGATCGCGCAGGCGCCGGTGAGCGAGCGCATCGGCGCCTCCACCCCTGTGTGGGGCTATGCGCTGCAGGCGGGCGTGATGTTCAACCTGCCCACACTCGGCACCGGCGACACCCTTTATCTTCAGGCCGCCTATGCCGACGGGGCGACCTCCTATCTCGGCCTCATCGACCCCAGCGGGCGCCTCACCGCGCCCGACGCGTTTCAGCGGCTGGACGGCTCATTGGTCAAGGTGCGCGGCTGGAGCGCTGTGGGCCAGTATCTGCACAACTGGAACGACCGGTGGAACTCGGCCTTCTTCGGCGGCTATGGACGTTTCGCCGTCGATGACCCGCTGGCGCAGATGACCTATGGCGCGTCCGGCATCGACAATGTGAATGTCGGCGCCAATCTCAGCTGGACCCCGGCCGGGCCGTTCACCGTCACGCTGCAATACGACTACAATCTCTACCGCGCGGAGAATTTCCGGCCGACGGCGCAGGGTCTGCCGGTGGCGGAGCAGGCCGCCAGCCAGCTGATGCTGATGTTCGCCGCCACCTTCTGA
- the fabG gene encoding 3-oxoacyl-ACP reductase FabG, which translates to MFTSLEGKTVIVTGASKGIGRGLALRFGQAGLNVLVVSRSLAEAEKVAAEIGPRASGFAADVTKAEDMAAMAAAALERYGAIDVLCANAGIFPAAKLGDMTGEDFDHVMGTNLKGTFLSVSAVLPAMKAAKKGRIIITSSITGPITGFPGWTHYGASKAGQMGFMRTAAIELAPWNITVNAVMPGNILTEGMEGMGEAYIASTAACVPMKKLGSVFDIANAALFFASEEAGYITGQGMVIDGGQVLPESPMALDEMGAA; encoded by the coding sequence ATGTTTACCTCGCTTGAAGGCAAGACCGTCATCGTCACAGGCGCCAGCAAGGGGATCGGGCGCGGCCTCGCGCTGCGTTTCGGCCAGGCCGGGCTGAACGTGCTGGTGGTCAGCCGTTCGCTCGCCGAGGCCGAGAAGGTCGCGGCCGAGATCGGCCCTCGCGCCTCCGGCTTCGCCGCCGACGTGACCAAGGCCGAGGACATGGCGGCGATGGCCGCCGCCGCCCTGGAGCGCTACGGCGCCATCGACGTGCTGTGCGCCAATGCCGGCATCTTCCCCGCCGCCAAGCTCGGCGACATGACGGGCGAGGATTTCGACCATGTCATGGGCACCAATCTCAAGGGCACCTTCCTCTCCGTCTCCGCCGTGCTGCCGGCGATGAAGGCGGCGAAGAAGGGCCGCATCATCATCACCTCCTCCATCACCGGGCCGATCACCGGCTTTCCCGGCTGGACCCATTACGGGGCTTCCAAGGCCGGGCAGATGGGCTTCATGCGCACGGCGGCGATCGAGCTGGCGCCGTGGAACATCACGGTCAACGCCGTCATGCCCGGCAACATCCTCACCGAGGGCATGGAAGGCATGGGCGAGGCCTATATCGCCTCCACCGCCGCCTGCGTGCCCATGAAGAAGCTCGGCAGCGTGTTCGACATCGCCAATGCGGCGCTGTTCTTCGCCAGCGAGGAAGCCGGCTACATCACCGGGCAGGGCATGGTGATCGATGGCGGCCAGGTGCTGCCGGAATCGCCGATGGCGCTGGACGAGATGGGCGCCGCCTGA
- a CDS encoding NAD(+) synthase, producing MADSHCLYRHGFLRLGTAVPRGRVADVGFAAAEHLALARDAQARGIGVLLYPELGLSSYAIDDLLFQDALLDRVEAAIAELVAASRALFPVLVVGAPLRRQGQLFNTAVVIHRGAILGVVPKCYPPNYREFYERRHFAPGLGTTGSIAVAGMEVPFGTDLLFRSGGAVPFTFHVEICEDLWVPLPPSTGGALAGAEVLLNLSASNITIGKARHRRLLCAGHSARCLAAYAYSAAGPGESTTDLAWDGQAAIFENGDCLGESERFPDGPTLLAADVDLERLRQERMRMNTFGENMREEGTGDFRRIGFALDTPPAPAPLERIFERFPYVPDDPERLAEDCYEAYNIQVQGLAQRLASSGVRRAVIGVSGGLDSTQALLVAVRAMDRLGRPRSDILAYTLPGFATSDATRANAQALIETLGVTGGEIDIRPAARQMLADLGHPFAGGEPVYDVTFENVQAGLRTDYLFRLANQQGGLVVGTGDLSELGLGWCTYGVGDHMSHYNVNASVPKTLIQHLIRFVAASGDVSAATARALEAVLATEISPELVPAEAGATIQSTQQVVGPYALQDFNLYYLTRYGFRPSRIAYLALHAWGDAARGAWPANVPAEDRRAYSRAEIRHWLRLFLKRFFANQFKRSALPNGPKITSGGSLSPRGDWRAPSDASAQLWLDELDANFPEDA from the coding sequence ATGGCCGATTCGCACTGTCTCTATCGCCACGGCTTCCTGCGCCTCGGCACTGCCGTGCCGCGCGGCCGGGTGGCGGATGTCGGCTTCGCCGCCGCCGAGCACCTCGCTCTGGCGCGCGACGCGCAGGCGCGCGGCATCGGCGTGCTGCTCTATCCCGAGCTCGGCCTGTCCTCCTACGCCATTGACGACCTGCTGTTTCAGGACGCGCTGCTCGACCGGGTGGAAGCGGCGATCGCCGAGCTGGTGGCCGCCTCGCGCGCGCTTTTCCCGGTGCTGGTGGTCGGCGCGCCGCTGCGCCGGCAGGGTCAGTTGTTCAACACGGCGGTGGTGATCCATCGCGGCGCGATCCTCGGCGTTGTGCCGAAGTGCTACCCGCCGAACTACCGCGAATTCTACGAGCGCCGGCACTTCGCCCCCGGCCTCGGCACGACGGGCAGCATCGCGGTGGCGGGCATGGAGGTGCCCTTCGGCACCGACCTGCTGTTCCGCTCCGGCGGCGCGGTGCCCTTCACCTTCCATGTCGAGATCTGCGAGGATCTGTGGGTGCCGCTGCCGCCCTCCACGGGCGGCGCGCTGGCGGGCGCGGAAGTGCTGCTCAACCTGTCCGCCAGCAACATCACCATTGGCAAGGCGCGCCACCGCCGGCTGCTCTGCGCCGGCCATTCCGCCCGCTGCCTCGCGGCTTATGCCTATTCCGCCGCCGGGCCGGGCGAATCCACCACCGATCTCGCCTGGGACGGGCAGGCGGCGATTTTCGAGAATGGCGACTGCCTCGGCGAGAGCGAGCGCTTCCCCGACGGGCCGACGCTGCTCGCCGCCGATGTCGATCTGGAGCGCCTGCGCCAGGAGCGCATGCGTATGAACACGTTCGGCGAGAACATGCGCGAGGAGGGGACGGGCGATTTCCGCCGCATCGGCTTCGCGCTCGACACCCCGCCCGCGCCTGCCCCGCTGGAGCGGATCTTCGAGCGCTTCCCCTATGTGCCTGATGACCCGGAACGCCTCGCCGAGGATTGCTACGAGGCCTACAACATCCAGGTGCAGGGCCTCGCCCAGCGGCTCGCCTCATCCGGCGTCCGCCGCGCGGTGATCGGCGTCTCCGGCGGCCTCGATTCGACGCAGGCGCTCCTGGTCGCGGTGCGGGCGATGGACCGGCTCGGCCGGCCGCGCAGCGACATCCTCGCCTATACGCTGCCCGGCTTCGCCACGTCGGATGCCACCCGCGCCAATGCGCAGGCGCTGATCGAAACGCTCGGCGTCACCGGCGGCGAGATCGACATCCGCCCGGCGGCGCGGCAGATGCTGGCCGATCTCGGCCACCCCTTCGCCGGCGGCGAGCCGGTCTATGACGTGACCTTTGAGAATGTGCAGGCGGGGCTGCGCACGGACTATCTGTTCCGCCTCGCCAACCAGCAGGGCGGGCTGGTGGTCGGCACCGGTGACCTCTCGGAACTGGGCCTTGGCTGGTGCACCTATGGCGTCGGCGACCACATGTCCCATTACAACGTCAACGCCTCGGTGCCGAAGACGCTGATCCAGCACCTCATCCGCTTCGTCGCCGCCTCGGGCGACGTGTCGGCGGCGACCGCACGGGCGCTGGAAGCGGTGCTCGCCACCGAAATCTCGCCGGAGCTGGTGCCGGCGGAAGCGGGCGCCACCATCCAGTCGACCCAGCAGGTGGTGGGCCCCTACGCGCTGCAGGACTTCAACCTCTATTACCTCACACGCTACGGCTTCCGCCCCTCGCGCATCGCCTATCTCGCCTTGCATGCCTGGGGCGATGCCGCACGCGGCGCCTGGCCGGCAAATGTGCCGGCGGAGGACCGGCGCGCCTATTCCCGCGCCGAGATCCGCCACTGGCTGCGCCTGTTCCTCAAGCGCTTCTTCGCCAACCAGTTCAAGCGCTCGGCCCTGCCGAACGGGCCGAAGATCACCTCGGGCGGCTCGCTCTCGCCGCGCGGCGACTGGCGCGCGCCGTCCGATGCGAGCGCGCAGCTCTGGCTCGATGAGCTCGACGCCAACTTCCCCGAGGACGCCTGA